The following are encoded together in the Lathyrus oleraceus cultivar Zhongwan6 chromosome 3, CAAS_Psat_ZW6_1.0, whole genome shotgun sequence genome:
- the LOC127132452 gene encoding uncharacterized protein LOC127132452 has product MSNTSNNVAGVDNTFRRKFDREEYLERARERERQEEEGRAKPKGKGPPVQRKPLKHRDFEVNLESRLGKTQVVTPVAPLSQQAGYFCSVCECVVKDSANYLDHINGKKHQRALGMSMRAERSSLKQVQERFESLKKRKDIGSFTEQDFDERILKQQQEEEERKRLRREKKKEKKMEAVEEPEIDPDVAALMGFGGFRSSNKK; this is encoded by the exons ATGTCTAACACCAGCAACAAT GTCGCTGGGGTTGACAACACATTCAGAAGAAAATTTGATCGTGAAGAGTATCTGGAACGAGCTCGGGAGCGTGAGAGACAGGAGGAAGAGGGTCGAGCAAAACCTAAAG GTAAAGGTCCTCCGGTGCAGAGGAAGCCCTTGAAACATAGGGATTTTGAAGTAAACCTTGAATCTCGCTTGGGAAAGACTCAG GTTGTAACGCCGGTTGCACCACTAAGTCAACAG GCTGGATATTTCTGCTCAGTTTGTGAGTGTGTGGTGAAGGACTCTGCAAACTACTTGGATCATATAAATGGAAAGAAAC ATCAAAGAGCATTGGGCATGTCAATGCGAGCTGAACGTTCTTCTCTCAAACAG GTTCAGGAACGATTTGAATCTCTTAAGAAACGTAAAGACATTGGAAGCTTTACAGAGCAAG ATTTTGATGAAAGGATTTTAAAACAGCAACAAGAAGAGGAAGAAAGAAAACGACTGCGTCGggaaaagaaaaaagaaaag AAGATGGAGGCAGTAGAAGAACCAGAAATCGATCCTGATGTTGCTGCTTTGATGGGTTTTGGAGGTTTTCGGTCATCCAACAAAAAATGA